A single Triticum dicoccoides isolate Atlit2015 ecotype Zavitan chromosome 2A, WEW_v2.0, whole genome shotgun sequence DNA region contains:
- the LOC119354736 gene encoding uncharacterized protein LOC119354736: MLYPCLRRAAVPVKRVWLGLRGRLGLRRSTGLGELRREVRTCEYDDVHVMWELLSGMDGSAPRKYVHVAATAAMVDTAARKKLRGRRRARRADAESAAWSRLFSSCCAF; this comes from the exons ATGTTGTACCCCTGCCTTCGCCGCGCAGCCGTGCCGGTAAAGCGGGTCTGGCTCGGCCTCCGCGGGCGCCTCGGCCTCCGTCGATCCACCG GTCTTGGCGAGCTTCGCAGGGAGGTCCGAACGTGCGAGTACGACGATGTGCACGTCATGTGGGAGCTGCTCAGCGGCATGGACGGCAGCGCGCCGCGCAAGTACGTGCacgtagccgccaccgccgccatggttGACACCGCCGCCCGGAAGAAGCTGAGGGGGAGGAGGCGGGCGAGGAGGGCCGATGCCGAATCCGCCGCGTGGAGCCGCCTCTTCTCCTCCTGCTGCGCCTTCTGA